The Impatiens glandulifera chromosome 3, dImpGla2.1, whole genome shotgun sequence genome contains a region encoding:
- the LOC124931726 gene encoding filament-like plant protein 4 — protein MDHRRSWPWKKKSGTEKAVAVLEAAADDAFPSSIGSQKEQDDCKKPNYIQISIESYTHLTGLEEQVKSLEDTITELNEELSASQLEIATKETLVKQHSKVAEHAVSGWEKAEAEVSVLKNHLESATLLKLAAEDRGSQLDGALKECMKQILNLKEEHEQELIDVVHSYKNELDKVRIELEGKISNLDRKLAKSEAENATLSRSLQERSDLLIKLCEEKSQANAEIEKLKGNIELCQKEMNSLKYEHHIVKKELEIRNEEKNMSVKSSEVANKNHLEGVKKIAKLEAECQRLRGLVRKKLPGPAALAKMKLEVEKSGSDNRETTSNEFLTERIFTIEEETKMLKETLATRNSELQVSREKLQSLESRIKEDDNRNASIGNNLILMDDFLEMEKLAYSTNEEITAAISQIHEFVSVLNKEASHKLITSSKSNLVDFVIDLSHVLSKANEDHFNVLSYKNNETTSSDCIDKIALPSPIDDLSDPDIPKCSFEEFQQLKLEKEKLLVDLEANKNQLIEAEQIRVEIKSQLESSRKMNGLSETQLKCMAESYNALEKREEDLKTEVKLLQIKIESIDNDLQEEKRNHHDALARFKDLQEQLQRMESSVAETESKNQQEKNIAAASEKLVECQETIFLLGKQLKAMRPQADYMSLKHHMLSEQEPISQDIEFPIETTTNFYNQSCHSDAEISTSPVNTKRQSRHRTTKSSSSYSSSIPTPEKHSHGFSRFFMSKSKYDD, from the exons ATGGATCATAGACGAAGTTGGCCTTGGAAGAAGAAATCTGGAACTGAGAAAGCAGTTGCTGTCTTAGAAGCTGCTGCTGATGATGCTTTTCCATCATCAATTGGTTCTCAGAAAGAACAG GATGACTGTAAGAAACCAAACTACATTCAAATTTCTATTGAATCCTACACACATCTAACTGGATTGGAAGAACAAGTGAAGAGTTTAGAAGATACTATAACAGAATTAAACGAGGAACTATCTGCTTCCCAATTAGAGATAGCCACAAAGGAAACCCTAGTGAAACAACATTCTAAAGTCGCTGAACATGCTGTTTCAG GTTGGGAGAAAGCGGAAGCAGAGGTTTCTGTTCTGAAAAACCATCTAGAATCTGCAACACTGCTGAAACTTGCAGCCGAAGATCGAGGATCGCAATTGGATGGCGCTCTGAAGGAATGCATGAAGCAGATACTTAACTTAAAGGAAGAACATGAACAAGAACTGATCGACGTAGTTCATTCCTACAAGAATGAGTTGGATAAAGTACGTATCGAATTAGAAGGGAAAATATCGAACTTGGATAGAAAACTTGCCAAATCCGAAGCGGAAAATGCCACTCTCTCGCGATCATTGCAGGAACGTTCAGACTTACTGATCAAGTTGTGTGAAGAGAAATCACAGGCCAATGCAGAAATTGAAAAACTGAAGGGAAATATCGAATTATGTCAGAAGGAAATGAATTCGTTGAAATATGAACATCACATTGTCAAGAAAGAGCTGGAAATCCGTAATGAGGAGAAGAATATGAGCGTGAAATCTTCGGAAGTGGCGAATAAGAATCATTTAGAAGGAGTCAAGAAAATAGCGAAGCTTGAAGCGGAATGTCAAAGGCTAAGAGGCCTTGTTAGGAAGAAATTGCCTGGTCCAGCTGCACTCGCTAAAATGAAGTTAGAAGTCGAGAAATCAGGAAGTGATAATAGAGAAACTACTTCAAATGAGTTTCTAACCGAAAGGATCTTCACAATTGAAGAAGAAACGAAAATGCTTAAAGAAACTCTAGCAACACGAAACAGTGAATTACAGGTTTCGCGGGAGAAACTTCAATCATTAGAATCTCGAATCAAAGAAGATGACAACAGGAATGCATCCATTGGAAACAACTTGATACTAATGGATGATTTCCTAGAGATGGAGAAACTTGCTTATTCAACTAACGAAGAAATAACAGCTGCAATTTCTCAGATTCATGAATTTGTGTCTGTTCTGAATAAAGAAGCTTCTCATAAACTCATTACTAGTTCAAAATCGAACTTGGTTGATTTCGTTATCGACCTTTCACATGTCTTGTCTAAGGCTAACGAAGATCATTTCAATGTCCTTAGCTACAAGAACAATGAAACAACTTCTTCTGATTGCATAGACAAGATTGCTTTACCTTCTCCAATTGATGACTTGTCTGATCCCGACATTCCAAAATGCTCTTTTGAGGAGTTTCAACAATTGAAACTTGAAAAAGAGAAGCTGTTAGTGGATCTAGAGGCCAACAAGAATCAGTTGATTGAAGCAGAACAAATTCGGGTAGAAATTAAATCTCAACTAGAATCTTCTCGAAAAATGAATGGATTGTCTGAAACACAACTTAAGTGTATGGCCGAGTCCTACAATGCACTTGAGAAACGCGAGGAGGACTTAAAGACGGAGGTGAAACTTCTGCAGATTAAAATTGAGAGTATTGATAATGATCTTCAAGAGGAAAAGAGAAATCATCATGATGCTTTGGCAAGATTCAAAGACCTTCAAGAACAATTACAAAG gatGGAGAGCTCTGTAGCTGAAACTGAAAGCAAGAATCAACAG GAAAAAAACATAGCTGCTGCATCAGAAAAGTTAGTAGAATGTCAAGAAACCATATTTCTTCTTGGCAAACAGCTAAAAGCTATGCGTCCCCAAGCTGATTACATGAGTCTGAAACACCACATGCTATCAGAACAAGAACCAATTTCGCAAGATATCGAATTCCCAATCGAGACTACTACCAATTTTTATAATCAATCTTGCCATTCAGACGCTGAAATAAGCACATCACCTGTTAATACTAAAAGGCAGTCAAGACATCGAACTACCAAGTCTAGTTCGTCTTATTCATCGTCCATCCCAACACCCGAAAAGCATTCGCATGGTTTCAGCAGATTCTTTATGTCCAAAAGCAAGTATGACGATTGA
- the LOC124928818 gene encoding RNA-dependent RNA polymerase 6, whose translation MDSTECDKAMVVTQISVGGFDQHVTAKILSDYFEENIGIVWRCRLKTSSTPPESYPDFRHETKINITNKREKIEPHAFLHFANPTSAEDALNAAARGELSLSGRPLRMNMGPQNPFSLNARRRNVDPFKLPGVGLEIGVLLQKDEFWAGWRAPAAASVDFVVDPFNSMCRFLITMDTVFLMEDVGQHVMIKCNFKAEFSIREIIIVKQYRDISSLIILLQLASSPSIYYRTADDDIEEQVPLDLLDDDDPWIRTSDFTASGVVGRCNTYRVSIPPRYGSKLSKIIEYLKEQSVPNEEGPTRGRLMIRDEPNYGKPFIDPFFCIHYEIGLSFDVLFLVNAVVHKGIISQHQLSAEFFDLLRMHSRDVSIAALKNIYTYRSPVFDAAKKLRAVVGWLIRNPKLLESPKSQEDVVEIRRLVITPVKAYCLPPIVELSNRVLRNYKDVSDRFLRVMFMDEGMQTLNSNALNYYSAPIVKELTGVFSAQKTSIFKRIKSILSDGFYLCGRRYSFLAFSANQLRDRSAWFFAEDKITTKIIKSWMGRFSNKNVAKCAARMGQCFSSTYATIEVLPYEVNDELPDIERNGYNFSDGIGMITPDLAMEVAEKLQLKVNPPSAYQIRYAGCKGVVASWPGKNDGIRLSLRPSMIKFESNHTMLEICSWTRFQPGYLNRQIITLLSTLDVADDVFWNMQQLMIYKLDQMLVDVDVAFDVLTTSCTDQGNTAAIMLSSGFMPQTEPHLRGILNCVRAAQLWGLREKTRIFVESGRWLMGCLDELGILEQGQCFIQISSPSLENCFINHGDKFCETKKNLNVITGLVVIAKNPCLHPGDVRILEAVDVPELHHLYDCLIFPQKGDRPHTNEASGSDLDGDLYFVTWDENLIPPSKRSWPPMDYEPPPIKVQTRDVTQKDIINFFTHNMVNESLGAICNSHVVHADMSEYGAQDEKCIKLAELAAIAVDFPKTGKIVTMPHKLRPQLYPDFMGKDKFQTYKSKKVIGRLYRHVKNVYEKDIETCSDMSFNLEDIPYDKELEISGSEEFIEEALKLKCSYDGKLSALLSQYKVTREEEIVTGHIWSMPKYVSRKRGDLQEKLRHIYSALRKEFRQQFENLGPEFDIVSVDEKNSIYERKASAWYQVTYHLNWVKMSLEWQNTSDNEEKRVMLSFCWIATDYLSKIKIRSRGRVQRDSCKPVNNLAKFLADGMGISK comes from the exons ATGGATTCAACAGAATGCGACAAGGCTATGGTGGTGACTCAAATAAGTGTTGGTGGTTTTGATCAACATGTTACTGCTAAAATACTGTCTGACTATTTTGAGGAGAATATTGGAATTGTTTGGAGATGCAGATTGAAAACATCTTCAACCCCTCCAGAATCTTATCCTGACTTTCGTCATGAAACTAAGATCAATATAACAAACAAACGAGAGAAGATTGAACCCCATGCTTTTCTGCATTTTGCGAATCCAACTTCTGCAGAGGATGCATTAAATGCAGCTGCCCGTGGGGAGCTATCATTATCTGGAAGGCCTCTAAGAATGAACATGGGGCCTCAGAATCCTTTCAGCTTGAATGCGAGAAGGAGGAATGTTGATCCTTTTAAGTTGCCTGGTGTTGGTCTTGAGATTGGAGTTCTATTACAGAAGGACGAGTTTTGGGCAGGCTGGAGAGCGCCGGCTGCTGCTTCTGTTGACTTTGTTGTGGATCCATTTAACTCAATGTGCAGATTCCTTATCACTATGGATACTGTATTCCTTATGGAGGATGTTGGCCAACATGTTATGATAAAATGCAATTTTAAAGCTGAGTTTTCAATAAGGGAAATTATTATTGTCAAACAGTATAGAGACATTTCTTCGTTGATTATCCTTCTTCAGCTGGCTTCTTCTCCATCTATCTACTACAGAACAGCTGATGATGATATTGAAGAACAAGTTCCACTAGATTTGTTGGACGATGATGATCCTTGGATACGCACTTCTGATTTTACAGCTAGTGGTGTTGTTGGTAGGTGTAATACTTACCGAGTTTCAATTCCACCTCGTTATGGGTCGAAGTTGAGTAAAATTATAGAATATCTTAAGGAGCAGAGTGTACCCAATGAAGAGGGACCAACAAGAGGGAGGCTTATGATAAGAGATGAACCCAATTATGGTAAGCCATTTATAGATCCCTTCTTTTGCATACACTATGAGATAGGTCTCAGTTTCGATGTGCTATTTCTGGTGAATGCTGTTGTGCATAAGGGGATTATAAGTCAACATCAGTTGTCTGCTGAGTTCTTTGACTTATTGAGAATGCATTCTCGGGATGTCAGCATTGCAGCTCTGAAgaacatatatacatataggTCACCGGTTTTTGATGCTGCTAAGAAGTTAAGAGCTGTTGTAGGATGGTTAATCAGAAACCCGAAGCTACTTGAAAGTCCAAAATCTCAAGAAGATGTTGTTGAAATTAGGAGATTAGTGATCACTCCAGTCAAAGCATATTGTCTGCCTCCAATTGTCGAACTTTCAAATAGAGTCCTGCGGAATTATAAAGATGTTTCCGACCGTTTCCTGAGGGTGATGTTCATGGATGAGGGCATGCAGACCCTCAATTCAAATGCTCTTAATTATTATAGTGCTCCAATAGTTAAAGAGTTAACGGGAGTTTTTTCTGCTCAGAAGACTTCAATATTCAAACGGATTAAGAGCATCTTGTCTGATGGGTTCTATTTGTGTGGTCGTAGATACTCATTTCTGGCCTTCTCCGCCAATCAACTACGCGACCGTTCTGCATGGTTCTTCGCCGAGGACAAGATTACTACAAAGATCATAAAAAGTTGGATGGGAAGGTTTTCTAACAAAAATGTTGCAAAGTGTGCGGCTAGGATGGGGCAGTGCTTCTCATCCACTTATGCTACTATTGAAGTTCTACCCTACGAAGTTAATGATGAGCTTCCAGACATTGAGAGGAATGGTTATAATTTCTCTGATGGCATAGGTATGATAACTCCTGATCTTGCCATGGAAGTTGCAGAGAAGTTGCAGTTGAAAGTGAACCCTCCTTCTGCTTACCAGATTAGATATGCAGGCTGCAAAGGGGTGGTTGCATCTTGGCCTGGGAAAAATGATGGCATTCGACTTTCTTTAAGGCCGAGTATGATCAAGTTCGAATCAAACCATACAATGCTTGAAATCTGCTCGTGGACTCGTTTCCAGCCTGGCTACCTTAACCGGCAAATAATCACATTGCTCTCCACTTTGGATGTGGCGGACGATGTTTTTTGGAATATGCAACAATTGATGATTTACAAGCTAGACCAGATGCTGGTGGATGTGGATGTAGCTTTTGATGTTCTTACAACATCATGCACTGATCAAGGAAATACTGCCGCCATAATGTTAAGTTCAGGTTTCATGCCTCAAACTGAACCTCACTTACGTGGGATACTAAATTGTGTAAGGGCTGCACAGCTTTGGGGCCTTCGAGAAAAAACCAGAATCTTTGTTGAATCAGGGAGGTGGTTGATGGGCTGCTTGGATGAGCTGGGCATACTTGAACAAGGCCAATGCTTTATTCAAATATCAAGTCCTTCATTGGAGAACTGTTTCATCAATCATGGAGATAAGTTCTGTGAGACAAAAAAGAATCTGAATGTTATTACAGGCTTAGTGGTGATAGCAAAGAACCCATGTCTTCACCCTGGAGATGTACGGATTTTGGAAGCAGTTGATGTCCCAGAGCTTCATCATTTATACGATTGTTTGATTTTTCCTCAAAAGGGAGATAGGCCACACACTAATGAAGCTTCCGGAAGTGACCTTGATGGGGATCTCTACTTTGTCACATGGGACGAAAATTTGATTCCTCCTTCTAAGAGGAGTTGGCCGCCAATGGATTATGAGCCACCGCCAATTAAAGTGCAAACTCGCGATGTTACTCAAAAG GACATAATTAACTTTTTCACCCATAACATGGTGAATGAGAGCTTGGGTGCAATCTGCAACTCGCACGTAGTTCATGCAGACATGAGCGAATACGGAGCACAAGATGAGAAATGCATAAAGCTGGCTGAGCTTGCTGCAATAGCTGTGGATTTTCCCAAAACCGGGAAGATTGTGACAATGCCTCACAAATTAAGACCTCAATTGTACCCAGATTTCATGGGTAAGGataaatttcaaacttataaGTCAAAGAAAGTGATAGGAAGATTGTATCGTCATGTTAAGAATGTGTACGAGAAAGACATAGAGACATGTTCAGACATGTCGTTTAATCTGGAAGACATCCCATACGATAAAGAACTTGAAATATCTGGATCAGAAGAATTCATTGAGGAAGCGTTGAAACTGAAATGCTCTTATGATGGGAAATTGAGTGCACTTCTCAGCCAATATAAAGTAACAAGGGAAGAAGAGATAGTAACTGGACATATATGGTCTATGCCAAAATATGTCAGTAGAAAACGAGGGGACCTCCAGGAGAAGCTGAGACATATTTATAGTGCACTAAGGAAGGAATTCAGGCAACAGTTTGAGAATCTCGGTCCAGAATTTGATATTGTTTCCGTTGATGAGAAGAATTCGATTTACGAGAGAAAGGCATCAGCTTGGTACCAAGTGACTTACCATTTGAATTGGGTGAAGATGTCACTGGAGTGGCAAAATACTAGCGACAATGAGGAAAAACGAGTGATGCTTAGTTTCTGTTGGATTGCGACTGATTACCTTTCGAAGATTAAGATTAGATCTCGAGGTAGGGTTCAAAGAGATTCATGTAAGCCTGTGAATAATCTTGCAAAGTTTCTTGCTGATGGAATGGGCATCTCCAAATGA